One window of Verrucomicrobiia bacterium genomic DNA carries:
- the aepY gene encoding phosphonopyruvate decarboxylase, with product MIPALDFVSLLKKNKIRFFTGVPCSFFQSAINCVIADKQLRYTMVPNEGAALAAAAGAYLAGEMPAVMIQNSGFGNLVNPLTSLHMIYKIPALLFISGRAYGVSDEPQHEIVGKTLPSVLDALGVRHQDLPDAAADFDKALGEAVTWMEKEKKPFVFLVRKGCVGSEDAAAVPSSPYPLKRVDAIKIISEFLTGDEFVIATTGMPSRELFSISDRAKNFYMQGSMGHAPSIALGLALANPQKKVIVLDGDGALLMHLGSLSSIGHYAPKRFCHLVLDNEAYETTGNQDTTSRTTDFAKIALACGYARAADAVDEKQLRAALKSVLAAEGPSLVRIKINREPAAGIPRITTKYNSEQIAAHFKEEVLKS from the coding sequence ATGATCCCTGCCTTAGATTTCGTTTCACTTCTAAAAAAAAATAAAATCCGGTTCTTCACGGGCGTGCCCTGTTCTTTTTTTCAGTCCGCCATCAACTGCGTGATCGCGGACAAACAGCTGCGCTACACCATGGTGCCCAACGAGGGCGCGGCCCTTGCCGCGGCCGCCGGCGCTTATCTTGCGGGGGAGATGCCCGCGGTCATGATCCAGAATTCCGGGTTCGGCAATCTGGTCAATCCGCTCACGTCGCTGCACATGATTTACAAAATTCCCGCGCTCCTTTTCATCAGCGGCCGCGCCTACGGAGTCTCGGACGAGCCCCAGCACGAAATCGTCGGGAAGACCCTGCCTTCGGTTCTGGACGCGCTGGGCGTGCGGCATCAGGACCTGCCGGATGCGGCGGCGGACTTCGACAAAGCGCTCGGCGAGGCCGTCACGTGGATGGAAAAGGAAAAGAAGCCATTTGTTTTTCTCGTGCGCAAAGGCTGCGTCGGGAGCGAGGACGCGGCCGCGGTCCCGTCTTCGCCGTATCCTCTGAAGCGCGTGGACGCCATCAAGATCATTTCCGAGTTTTTGACCGGGGACGAATTCGTCATTGCCACGACCGGCATGCCGTCGCGCGAGCTTTTCAGCATCTCTGACCGCGCCAAGAATTTTTACATGCAGGGGTCCATGGGGCACGCGCCTTCCATTGCGCTGGGGCTGGCGCTTGCGAACCCGCAAAAGAAAGTAATCGTGCTGGACGGCGACGGCGCGCTGCTCATGCATCTGGGGTCGCTGTCTTCGATCGGCCATTACGCGCCGAAACGGTTTTGCCATCTGGTCCTGGATAACGAAGCCTACGAAACCACCGGCAATCAAGACACCACGTCCCGCACCACGGATTTTGCCAAGATCGCGCTGGCCTGCGGCTATGCGCGCGCGGCGGATGCCGTGGATGAAAAGCAGCTCCGCGCCGCGCTGAAAAGCGTGCTCGCGGCCGAAGGTCCGTCGCTGGTCCGCATCAAGATCAACCGCGAGCCCGCCGCCGGCATCCCGCGCATCACCACCAAATACAATTCCGAGCAGATCGCGGCGCATTTCAAGGAAGAGGTCCTGAAGTCATGA
- a CDS encoding fatty acid desaturase, translating to MTNSQNIMQKTDWKTIGLLGVMYVLFLGNFGLYFCARLPLVLHVLIGIAAIHCSFTIWHEAIHGTVSENAAVNDAAGILGMFPYMLTPYYTGKWIHLMHHKNLNLPEDPNTLYTDGPFRTLYQRYPRAATALKRIIKNREFPAHEVLADRIFRIGVAGVFLALIFTGNFAALFWLWLVPLGFAKIIMDWYINYIPHVGLPADRYKGTRILDIAWLTPLVFFHNYHAIHHLWPTRPWHTYKSIFDEKRTMLKEHGVPIETSLAGLSYDPQFQAV from the coding sequence ATGACAAACTCTCAAAACATCATGCAGAAAACAGACTGGAAAACAATCGGATTGCTCGGAGTCATGTACGTTCTCTTCCTCGGGAACTTCGGGCTCTATTTCTGCGCGCGCCTGCCGCTTGTCCTGCACGTCCTCATCGGCATCGCCGCCATTCACTGCTCGTTCACGATCTGGCACGAAGCCATCCACGGCACCGTGTCGGAAAACGCCGCGGTCAACGACGCCGCCGGCATCCTGGGCATGTTCCCGTACATGCTGACGCCTTATTACACCGGCAAATGGATTCACCTCATGCACCACAAGAACCTCAACCTGCCGGAAGATCCGAACACGCTGTACACCGACGGCCCGTTCCGCACGCTGTACCAGCGGTACCCGCGCGCGGCCACGGCGCTGAAGCGTATCATCAAAAACCGGGAATTCCCGGCGCATGAAGTCCTGGCCGACCGCATTTTCCGGATTGGGGTGGCGGGCGTTTTTCTCGCCCTGATTTTCACCGGCAACTTTGCCGCGTTGTTCTGGCTGTGGCTCGTGCCGCTGGGCTTCGCGAAGATCATCATGGACTGGTACATCAATTACATCCCGCATGTGGGGCTGCCGGCGGACCGCTATAAAGGCACGCGTATCCTGGACATCGCCTGGCTTACGCCGCTCGTCTTCTTCCATAATTATCACGCGATCCACCACCTGTGGCCGACGCGGCCCTGGCATACGTACAAGTCCATCTTCGACGAAAAGCGGACCATGCTCAAAGAACACGGAGTCCCGATTGAAACCTCTCTTGCCGGCCTCAGCTACGACCCGCAGTTCCAAGCCGTCTGA
- a CDS encoding iron-containing alcohol dehydrogenase — MIRAYWNPTRNIVENGAFEKLPALLESFKPKKILLALGQKSFRVSPYFRRLQEMLRPYEVLEAASIPQNPAQDFVQKEIDRLKKESYDLVLAIGGGSVLDVSKILAVIPRQDKTDLADYLDKNFDVPQPGAPLVAVPTTAGTGSEVTPFSSLETREKKKFSIGHAAFYPAVALVDPELCLSMPAYVTASTGFDALSQAIESFWSVNATPLSQTHSLRALELILSGFEQVMKNPADKDARFAMSLGSCEAGLGIAQAKTTAVHSVSYPITAHFGVAHGHACALTLPSFVRFNAPALQAGGKPLLQRFQTPDYDAMARKIEALMEFVGLERSLSKLGIADKEREVILRDGFRPDRIKNNPRPVEAGDLRKILESIR; from the coding sequence ATGATCCGCGCCTACTGGAATCCCACGCGCAATATCGTGGAAAACGGGGCGTTCGAAAAGCTTCCCGCGCTCCTGGAATCGTTCAAGCCGAAGAAAATCCTGCTCGCGCTCGGGCAGAAATCCTTCCGCGTTTCGCCGTATTTCCGCCGCCTCCAGGAAATGCTGCGGCCGTACGAAGTGCTCGAAGCCGCCTCGATTCCGCAGAACCCGGCTCAGGATTTCGTCCAAAAGGAAATCGACCGCCTGAAAAAGGAATCCTACGACCTCGTTCTCGCCATCGGCGGAGGAAGCGTGCTCGACGTGAGCAAGATTCTGGCGGTGATCCCGCGTCAGGACAAGACGGACCTCGCGGATTATCTCGACAAAAATTTCGACGTGCCGCAGCCGGGCGCGCCTCTTGTCGCCGTGCCCACCACCGCCGGAACAGGCAGCGAAGTCACGCCGTTTTCGTCGCTCGAGACCCGCGAGAAAAAGAAATTTTCCATCGGCCATGCCGCGTTTTATCCGGCCGTGGCTTTGGTCGACCCCGAGCTTTGTCTTTCCATGCCCGCTTATGTCACGGCGTCCACGGGTTTTGACGCGCTGAGCCAGGCGATCGAGTCGTTCTGGTCCGTCAACGCGACGCCGCTGTCACAGACACATTCGCTGCGCGCACTGGAGCTTATCCTTTCCGGTTTCGAACAGGTCATGAAAAATCCGGCGGACAAAGACGCGCGGTTTGCCATGTCGCTCGGAAGCTGCGAAGCCGGGCTCGGCATCGCGCAGGCCAAAACGACCGCCGTGCATTCGGTTTCGTATCCGATCACCGCGCATTTCGGCGTGGCGCACGGCCATGCGTGCGCGCTGACGCTGCCGTCTTTCGTGCGTTTCAACGCGCCCGCGCTTCAGGCCGGCGGCAAGCCTTTGCTCCAGCGGTTTCAAACCCCGGACTATGACGCCATGGCGCGTAAGATCGAAGCGCTCATGGAATTCGTCGGGCTCGAGCGCTCGCTGTCCAAGCTCGGCATTGCCGATAAAGAAAGGGAAGTGATCCTCCGCGACGGTTTCCGTCCGGACCGGATCAAGAACAACCCGAGGCCCGTGGAAGCGGGAGATTTGCGCAAAATCCTGGAGTCGATCCGCTGA